In Mustela nigripes isolate SB6536 chromosome 2, MUSNIG.SB6536, whole genome shotgun sequence, a single window of DNA contains:
- the LOC132010239 gene encoding olfactory receptor 5K3-like yields MTEDNYSLTTEFILLGFADHPELKSLLFVVFLTIYVITMVGNLGLVMLIFMEGRLHTPMYVFLGNLALMDSCCSCAITPRMLENFFSKDKTISLYECMAQFYFLCLAETTDCFLLAAMAYDRYVAICSPLQYHTMMSKKVCIQMITGAYIAGNLHPMIHVGFLFRLTFCGSNQINHFFCDVFPLYKLSCVDPYINELMLFIFAGAIQVFSIIIVLISYLCILFMIFKMKSKEGRGKALSTCASHFLSVSIFYGSLLFVYIQPHSVKEEDKDIPGAVFYTLVIPLLNPFIYSLRNKEVINAMKKVIKKIL; encoded by the coding sequence ATGACTGAGGATAACTACTCCTTGACCACTGAATTTATCCTCCTAGGATTTGCAGATCATCCAGAGTTGAAGAGCCTCCTGTTTGTGGTGTTTCTCACTATCTATGTAATCACTATGGTGGGGAATCTGGGCCTGGTGATGTTGATTTTTATGGAGGGTCGTCTTCACACACCAATGTACGTCTTTCTGGGCAACTTggctttgatggattcctgttgtTCCTGTGCCATTACCCCCAGAATGTTAGAGAACTTCTTTTCTAAGGACAAAACAATTTCCCTCTATGAATGCATggcacaattttattttctctgccttgcTGAAACTACAGACTGTTTTCTCCTGGCAGCAATGGCCTATGATCGCTATGTGGCCATATGCAGCCCACTGCAGTACCACACCATGATGTCAAAGAAAGTGTGCATTCAGATGATCACAGGGGCCTACATAGCTGGAAACCTGCATCCCATGATTCATGTAGGGTTTCTCTTTAGGTTAACTTTCTGTGGGTCAAATCaaattaatcactttttttgtgATGTTTTTCCGTTATACAAGCTTTCCTGCGTTGACCCTTATATCAATGAATTGATGCTATTTATCTTTGCAGGTGCAATTCAAGTCTTCTCTATTATAATAGTCCTAATCTCCTATCTCTGCATCCTTTTTatgattttcaaaatgaaatccaaagagGGAAGAGGCAAAGCCTTATCTACTTGTGCatcccactttctctctgtctcaatatTCTATGGTTCTCTTCTCTTTGTGTACATTCAACCACATTCAGTTAAAGAAGAGGATAAAGATATACCTGGTGCTGTTTTTTATACTCTAGTGATCCCTTTATTAAACCCTTTTATTTATAGTCTAAGAAATAAGGAAGtaataaatgctatgaaaaaggttataaagaaaattttataa